A window of Streptomyces sp. NBC_01241 genomic DNA:
GGTGCGACAGGTGGTGCTACCGCGACTTGAGGTGCCGCGGGGTCGGTCCGGCCGGTCGGCGGGCGTCGGCGGCAGGTACTCGGCTGGGAACCGACGAAGGCCCGCTTGCCAAGTCCATGGGTGGCACGGTGGGGACGTTCGGGTGCCGAGGCCTTGGACTCTCCTCGTCGGCGGGGGTCCACCCGGGTGGACCGGATCTGGCTGTCGTCTTTCGGCGCTCTGCGGCACCGAGAGACGGAATCGGGCGACTCGGCGAAAGGGATCTGGGCGTATGCGGTCAGCCGGAGTAGGCGCACCGGAATCCGATGTGACCGGCGGAGCTGTCGGGGGCGCCGACTTCATCAAGGACACCGGGTACGTCACGGAGGCCGAGCGCTTCGAGTGCTCACCACCGTGCTGCGGCAGGCGGACGACTGGACCAGCGCCCATCCGGAGGAATCGGACACGGAGTAGTGGCGCTGCACGTCGGGCTTACCGGCAAAGGTTTCGGACATGGAGGCCGGCAGCGGTACCGATGCCGGGTCGTACATGTCGTAGTACTCGTCCGGGATGAGGTAGGGCAGGTGAGGACCGGAACCCGTGGCAGGACAGCATGAACGGCTTGGCGTCGGTGTGCCAGGCGTCGGCGTAGCGGTCCAGCAACTCGAGGGTCTTGTCGGTGAGGTAGGCCTCGACGGTGGCCTCGGGCGGCTGCTGGAGGCGGCCGACGATCAGGTGACCGCGGCCGGTGCCGTTCGTCGCCGAGCCGAATACCGCGTCCTTGACTGCGAAGCGGGGGGTAGCCCTTGGTATCCAGCCACGCCTCGTAGGAGGGATGGTGGACGGGGTTGAGGGCCCCGGGAAGGTGTTCGCCGTCCATCGCGTAGTACTCGGGACCGCGGGCGCGGCCGATGTGCCACTTGCCCACGTGGCCCATGTTGCAGCCGCCCGCCAGCAGCGGCTGGGAGAGCACCGGCGATCCGTCCTCGACTGCGTCGCGTCCGCCGCCGTTGCGTTCGGGATTCACCAGCAGGCCTTGGCGGAAGGGGTGTTGTCCGGTGAACAGTGAGGCGCGGGCCTGGGTGCAGATGGCGGTAGGGGTGTAGAAGCTGTCGAACCGCGTGGCCTCGGCTGCAAGGGAGTCGAGCGCGGGAGTGCTGATGGTGGCGTTGCCGTCGCAGCCCAAGGTGTCGACCCGGTGCTGGTCGGTCATCAGGAACAGGAGGTTTCGGGGTAACACAGGCAGACGGACCTTCCGATCGGCCCCTGGGGGAGGAGCGAGTGGGACAGTGCGTCAGGCTGGGCCGTAGGAGGAGGTGGTGGAGAGTTCTCGGCAGCCACTTTTTTCCTGGATCGGATCATATTTAGGGGAGGTCTGGTCCACAAGGGGTCGGCGACCCTGTAATCGCCGACCGTCCCCTCACGCCCTTGTCGGCTCCTCCCGAAGCAGTAGCGCCACCGCCCCGAGAGCCGCCGCGTTGACTCCCAGATCCGCCTGCACAACATCCACCCGTCCCGCCGCACGCGGCAGGGCCAGCCGGCCGATCGCCTGGCGGATCGGGTCCAGAACCAGTGACCCCAGCTGCGCCAACTCCCCTCCCACCACGATCCGTGAGGGGTCCAGCTGCGCCGCAGTCCCGGCCACTACCCGGCCCAGCCGGTCGGCAGCGGTGGAGACCACCCGGGTCGCCGTCGGGGAAAGGTTGCGCACGGCGGCGACCAGGGCGTCCAGGTCGGCAAGGGCAAGACCCTGGCGGGCGCAATGCTCCAGCAGTACCGCGCCCCCGGCGACTCCTTC
This region includes:
- a CDS encoding sulfatase-like hydrolase/transferase, with the protein product MTDQHRVDTLGCDGNATISTPALDSLAAEATRFDSFYTPTAICTQARASLFTGQHPFRQGLLVNPERNGGGRDAVEDGSPVLSQPLLAGGCNMGHVGKWHIGRARGPEYYAMDGEHLPGALNPVHHPSYEAWLDTKGYPPLRSQGRGIRLGDERHRPRSPDRRPPPAAARGHRRGLPHRQDPRVAGPLRRRLAHRRQAVHAVLPRVPVLTCPTSSRTSTTTCTTRHRYRCRPPCPKPLPVSPTCSATTPCPIPPDGRWSSRPPAAARW